From the Theobroma cacao cultivar B97-61/B2 chromosome 2, Criollo_cocoa_genome_V2, whole genome shotgun sequence genome, one window contains:
- the LOC18610137 gene encoding zinc transporter 7 gives MASVPNFHALPMFLVVTMILLSTTPLASGQCEAESKNACQDKAESMKLKIIAIVAILLSSMIGVCSPLFSRLLPSLRPERDLFIVVKAFASGVILATGYMHVLPDAFDDLMSKCLPENPWRKFPFTTFAAMLAALVTLMVDSFAMSTYKKRCAKASVADAGNGAGLENGNVQIEIFGQGQGHAVEKNDKASQLLRCRVIAQVLELGIIVHSVVIGLAMGASENHCTIRSLIAALCFHQMFEGMGLGGCILQAEYELKMKATMAFFFSATTPFGIVLGIGLSSVYSETSPTELIVVGLLNASSAGLLNYMALVDLLAADFMGPRLQTNMKLQVWSYMAVLLGAGFMSLMAKWA, from the exons ATGGCCTCAGTTCCAAACTTCCATGCACTCCCCATGTTTCTTGTTGTTACCATGATCTTGTTATCGACTACTCCACTTGCTTCGGGGCAATGTGAAGCAGAATCCAAAAATGCATGCCAAGACAAGGCAGAATCCATGAAGCTGAAAATCATTGCCATTGTTGCAATCTTATTATCTAGTATGATTGGTGTGTGCTCACCATTGTTTTCTCGTCTATTGCCATCGCTTAGACCCGAAAGGGACTTATTCATTGTGGTCAAGGCGTTTGCTTCTGGTGTTATTCTAGCAACCGGGTACATGCACGTGTTACCGGATGCTTTTGACGACTTGATGTCCAAGTGTTTGCCTGAGAATCCGTGGAGGAAGTTCCCTTTCACAACTTTCGCGGCAATGCTGGCTGCGCTGGTGACCCTCATGGTGGATTCGTTTGCCATGAGTACATACAAGAAACGTTGTGCTAAAGCTTCAGTGGCTGATGCTGGCAATGGTGCGGGACTGGAAAATGGGAATGTACAAATAGAGATTTTTGGACAAGGACAGGGCCATGCAGTTGAGAAGAATGATAAAGCATCACAGTTGTTAAGGTGTCGAGTTATTGCTCAG GTATTAGAGTTGGGAATTATAGTTCATTCGGTGGTAATTGGTCTTGCAATGGGAGCCTCTGAGAATCATTGCACGATAAGATCACTCATCGCTGCTCTTTGCTTCCATCAAATGTTCGAGGGAATGGGACTAGGTGGATGCATACTACAG GCTGAATATGAGCTCAAAATGAAAGCAACCATGGCATTCTTCTTCTCGGCCACAACTCCTTTCGGAATTGTTCTAGGAATTGGTTTGTCAAGTGTTTACAGTGAGACCAGCCCAACTGAACTCATTGTTGTAGGGCTGCTAAACGCTAGCTCAGCAGGGTTGCTGAATTATATGGCTTTGGTGGATCTCCTGGCAGCGGATTTTATGGGGCCTAGGCTTCAAACAAATATGAAGCTCCAGGTTTGGTCTTATATGGCAGTGTTGCTTGGTGCTGGGTTCATGTCATTGATGGCAAAATGGGCTTAG